A window of the Paenibacillus woosongensis genome harbors these coding sequences:
- a CDS encoding CidA/LrgA family holin-like protein — MNKLRHIALSVLQITLLFFISMAMNQLAGMLHLPIPGSILGIIVIFALLKLNVIKLTWIEQGANLLLAELLLFFIPSAVGIMKYIPLLESDGVRILIVVISSTFIVMLSSGLIASRITKRRESNAS, encoded by the coding sequence ATGAATAAATTACGTCACATCGCCTTGAGCGTGCTGCAAATCACTCTTTTATTCTTCATTTCGATGGCGATGAACCAGCTGGCCGGTATGCTTCATTTACCTATCCCTGGGTCCATACTGGGCATTATCGTCATCTTTGCACTGCTCAAACTGAATGTCATCAAGCTGACCTGGATCGAACAAGGGGCCAATCTGCTTCTAGCCGAGCTGCTCCTGTTCTTCATCCCTTCCGCGGTCGGCATCATGAAATATATTCCGCTGCTGGAGAGCGACGGGGTTCGCATTCTAATTGTCGTCATTTCCAGCACGTTTATCGTCATGCTAAGCTCAGGGCTCATTGCCTCAAGAATTACCAAACGAAGGGAGAGCAACGCGTCATGA
- a CDS encoding CidB/LrgB family autolysis modulator produces MITGLFWLALTLLIYALSKRLYQAKPSVYLSPLLVTPIVLVIGLMWAHIPYESYNSGGKWLSDMLQPATIAFAVPLYKYYNVLKKHAAVIIVSVLSGSIVAIISSAMLAEWLRLDHELVSSLIPRSITAPIAMSVSQAIGGIPGMTAIFAVITGLLGSIIGPYVLKWFRIENEIARGVLLGTGAHGTGTSKAFELSSLTGTISSISMILAALFTLGAAPALITLLFYG; encoded by the coding sequence ATGATCACCGGTCTATTCTGGCTGGCCCTTACGCTTCTCATCTACGCGCTGTCCAAACGATTGTATCAGGCCAAACCCAGCGTCTACCTGTCCCCGCTGCTGGTGACTCCGATCGTGCTCGTAATCGGCCTGATGTGGGCGCATATTCCTTATGAGTCTTACAATTCAGGCGGCAAATGGCTTAGCGATATGCTGCAGCCTGCGACGATTGCCTTTGCCGTACCGCTGTACAAATACTATAACGTGCTCAAAAAACACGCAGCAGTCATCATCGTCAGCGTGCTGTCGGGCTCGATCGTCGCCATTATTTCTTCGGCAATGCTGGCTGAGTGGCTGCGCCTGGACCATGAACTGGTCAGCAGCCTGATCCCCCGCTCTATCACGGCTCCCATCGCGATGAGCGTGTCCCAGGCCATCGGCGGAATTCCTGGTATGACAGCAATTTTTGCCGTTATTACCGGCCTGCTCGGTAGCATTATCGGGCCTTATGTATTGAAGTGGTTCCGCATCGAGAATGAAATTGCCCGCGGCGTACTGCTGGGAACCGGCGCCCATGGCACGGGGACCTCCAAAGCGTTCGAGCTTAGCTCCTTGACCGGAACGATATCCAGCATTTCGATGATTCTCGCCGCTTTGTTCACGCTGGGAGCGGCTCCTGCCCTCATCACTCTATTATTCTATGGATAA
- a CDS encoding exosporium protein C, whose product MAVLLQHVTNVPTPITNGAAINVPQTPAGQGIALVRVSIPANAPVNTVELTATVGLQGLTGIPRVLFRILRDGHEIYYAEQAVETNFENVNLTTLIAVDSNVAPGVHDYILSVEQIAAATNTARVIGPIVFSALATAP is encoded by the coding sequence ATGGCTGTGCTTCTTCAACATGTCACAAATGTGCCAACCCCTATTACCAACGGAGCGGCAATTAATGTGCCGCAAACTCCGGCTGGCCAGGGCATTGCACTGGTGCGCGTTTCCATTCCTGCCAACGCGCCTGTAAATACGGTCGAATTGACGGCGACAGTTGGATTACAGGGCTTGACGGGAATTCCCCGCGTATTGTTTCGGATTCTCCGTGACGGCCACGAAATCTATTACGCTGAACAGGCTGTTGAAACGAATTTCGAGAACGTCAATCTCACCACATTGATAGCTGTAGATTCGAACGTAGCTCCCGGGGTGCATGACTACATCTTATCCGTGGAACAAATTGCGGCTGCTACAAATACAGCTAGAGTCATCGGCCCGATTGTATTCAGCGCGCTGGCTACAGCTCCGTAA
- a CDS encoding Gfo/Idh/MocA family protein — protein MTLNIGIVGTGWFSKVHGDILAETEGVRVAAACGTSMEKANALASRYPGAKGYDSLTAMLDSERLDAVYLCIPPMSHEGVETELIARGIPFLVEKPLGVNLDGPRRILEQLRQSPVMTSVGYHFRYKQSVAQLKELLQGQTIGMALGAWMGSMPGVGWWRKQEGSGGQFIEQTTHLVDLLRYTAGEVEEVYAAYGDRIVKGQHEGVTVPDVGTVTLKLSSGAIANISNTCVLPGAVGEIGLSFYTEQGILAWDPDKLEVKNNGVSTSYSSTDNPYAAETAAFIHAVRTGDASRIRSDYADAVRTQAVTCAALESSLSGKPVPVPAM, from the coding sequence ATGACTTTGAATATCGGAATTGTGGGTACAGGCTGGTTCAGCAAGGTGCATGGGGACATTCTAGCGGAAACCGAGGGCGTGCGTGTAGCGGCAGCCTGCGGGACAAGCATGGAAAAAGCGAATGCGCTTGCTTCCCGCTATCCCGGCGCAAAGGGCTATGACAGCTTGACGGCCATGCTGGACAGCGAGCGGCTGGATGCCGTGTATTTATGCATCCCGCCAATGTCGCATGAGGGCGTGGAGACGGAACTGATCGCCCGGGGAATTCCTTTTCTTGTAGAAAAACCGCTAGGCGTCAACTTGGATGGTCCCCGCCGCATTCTGGAGCAGCTCCGCCAGAGTCCCGTCATGACGTCGGTCGGATACCATTTTCGTTACAAACAGTCGGTTGCGCAGCTTAAGGAGCTGCTGCAAGGACAAACGATCGGCATGGCTCTTGGCGCCTGGATGGGCAGCATGCCTGGCGTAGGCTGGTGGAGAAAACAGGAAGGCTCGGGCGGACAGTTCATCGAGCAGACAACGCATTTGGTCGACTTGCTGCGCTATACCGCCGGCGAGGTGGAGGAAGTCTATGCGGCCTACGGCGATCGAATCGTGAAGGGGCAGCATGAAGGAGTGACGGTTCCGGATGTCGGTACGGTCACGTTAAAGCTCTCTAGCGGAGCCATAGCCAATATCTCGAATACCTGCGTGCTGCCGGGGGCGGTAGGAGAAATCGGCCTGAGCTTCTATACCGAGCAGGGCATCCTGGCATGGGACCCCGATAAGCTGGAGGTCAAAAACAACGGAGTGTCCACGAGCTATTCCAGCACGGACAATCCATACGCTGCCGAAACGGCCGCATTTATCCATGCGGTGCGAACAGGAGATGCATCGCGGATTCGTTCTGACTATGCGGATGCCGTCCGCACCCAGGCGGTGACCTGCGCAGCCCTCGAGTCGTCATTAAGCGGCAAGCCGGTCCCCGTTCCGGCGATGTGA
- the gdhA gene encoding NADP-specific glutamate dehydrogenase, with the protein MAIMQQQSSSLDEAKQYVNEVYETVKKRNPGETEFHQAVKEILDSLVPVFAKHSKYRDNAILERIVEPERLITFRVPWVDDNGKVQVNRGFRVQFNSAIGPYKGGIRFHPSVNASIIKFLGFEQIFKNSLTGQPIGGGKGGSDFDPKGKSDNEIMRFTQSFMTELSRYVGPDTDVPAGDIGVGAREIGYMFGQYKRLVGGNEAGVLTGKGLLYGGSLGRTEATGYGLVYFTREMLKTKGERLEGKTVVVSGSGNVSIYAIEKAQEFGAKVVACSDSNGYIYDENGIDLATVKRIKEVERKRIKEYVNDHPSAIYVEGCENIWSIPCDIALPCATQNEINEESAKLLVANGVKYVAEGANMPSTLEAIEVYLNNGVYFGPAKAANAGGVAVSALEMAQNSARLAWSFEKVDKKLKDIMKNIYRNSVNAAEEYGYSGNLLVGSNIAGFLKVADTMIVHGVV; encoded by the coding sequence ATGGCTATCATGCAACAACAATCCAGCAGCCTTGACGAGGCTAAGCAATACGTCAACGAGGTGTACGAGACGGTCAAGAAGCGAAACCCTGGAGAAACGGAATTCCATCAAGCAGTTAAAGAAATTTTGGACTCCCTAGTACCCGTATTCGCCAAACATTCCAAATACCGGGACAATGCGATTCTCGAAAGAATCGTCGAACCGGAACGGCTGATTACTTTCCGCGTGCCTTGGGTCGATGACAACGGAAAAGTGCAAGTAAACCGCGGCTTCCGTGTTCAATTCAACAGCGCAATCGGACCGTACAAAGGCGGCATCCGTTTCCATCCTTCCGTCAATGCCAGCATCATCAAATTCCTGGGCTTCGAGCAAATCTTCAAAAATTCCCTGACAGGACAACCGATTGGCGGCGGTAAAGGCGGCTCGGACTTCGATCCTAAAGGCAAATCTGATAACGAAATCATGCGCTTTACACAAAGCTTCATGACCGAATTGTCCAGATACGTCGGACCGGATACGGACGTACCTGCTGGCGATATCGGTGTTGGCGCCAGAGAGATCGGCTATATGTTCGGGCAGTACAAACGCCTAGTCGGTGGCAACGAAGCCGGCGTATTGACCGGTAAAGGCTTGCTGTATGGCGGCAGCCTGGGAAGAACCGAAGCGACGGGATATGGCCTGGTCTACTTTACGAGAGAAATGCTGAAAACGAAGGGCGAGCGCCTCGAAGGCAAAACCGTTGTCGTCTCCGGCTCCGGCAATGTCTCGATCTACGCCATTGAGAAGGCGCAAGAGTTCGGCGCCAAAGTCGTCGCATGCAGCGATTCCAACGGCTATATTTATGATGAGAACGGCATCGATCTGGCGACGGTGAAACGCATCAAAGAAGTGGAAAGAAAACGGATCAAAGAGTATGTCAACGATCATCCTTCAGCCATCTATGTCGAAGGCTGCGAGAACATCTGGAGCATTCCTTGCGATATTGCCCTGCCATGCGCGACGCAAAACGAAATTAACGAAGAGTCGGCAAAACTGCTTGTGGCTAACGGCGTGAAGTACGTTGCTGAAGGCGCCAACATGCCTTCCACGCTGGAAGCGATCGAAGTATATTTGAACAACGGAGTATACTTTGGCCCAGCCAAGGCCGCCAATGCCGGCGGGGTTGCCGTATCCGCACTGGAAATGGCCCAAAACAGCGCGAGACTGGCCTGGTCGTTCGAGAAAGTGGATAAAAAGCTGAAAGATATCATGAAGAATATCTACAGAAACAGCGTAAATGCCGCCGAGGAATATGGATATTCCGGCAACCTTCTGGTAGGCTCGAACATTGCCGGCTTCCTGAAAGTCGCTGACACGATGATTGTTCACGGCGTCGTATAA
- a CDS encoding LysR family transcriptional regulator, translated as MELRQILYFIEVAKLEHVTEASYALHVSQSAVSRQIFKLESELGVDLFIHEGRKVKLTPIGKLFLAHMEQLTKVLDNARQEISEFLDPERGTVRIGFPSSLASQMIPGVVSAFRERYPAVHFQLQHGSYRELVDSVIKGDMNLAIMGPVPKNESQIKVEVLFREKFKALLPAKHSLAGRPSVKLSDLKDDLFVLFPEGFVLREIVVNACGDLGFKPKVTFEGDDLDAIKGLVSAGLGLTVLPEIALGEYLPDSIAALPITEPLVTRDVGVIIPANRELPPTEKLFYDFLKEMAPKFGS; from the coding sequence ATGGAATTGAGGCAAATTTTATATTTCATCGAGGTGGCGAAGCTGGAGCATGTGACGGAAGCTTCTTATGCGCTTCATGTCTCGCAGTCCGCTGTCAGCAGGCAGATTTTCAAACTGGAGTCCGAGTTAGGCGTCGATTTATTCATCCATGAAGGCCGGAAGGTAAAGCTGACCCCCATCGGCAAATTATTTCTCGCTCATATGGAGCAGTTGACCAAAGTACTAGATAACGCGCGTCAGGAGATCAGCGAGTTTCTGGACCCCGAGCGGGGAACGGTGCGGATCGGATTTCCAAGCAGCCTGGCGTCCCAGATGATCCCCGGCGTCGTGTCCGCCTTTCGGGAGCGCTACCCTGCCGTACATTTTCAGCTGCAGCATGGTTCGTACCGCGAGCTCGTCGATTCCGTAATCAAAGGGGATATGAACCTGGCTATTATGGGCCCTGTGCCAAAAAACGAGTCGCAAATCAAAGTCGAGGTGCTGTTCCGGGAAAAGTTCAAGGCGCTGCTTCCTGCCAAGCATTCATTGGCGGGCCGGCCCTCGGTCAAGCTCAGCGATTTGAAGGACGATTTGTTCGTGTTGTTCCCTGAAGGCTTTGTGCTGCGGGAAATCGTCGTGAACGCCTGCGGCGATCTCGGCTTCAAGCCGAAGGTGACGTTCGAGGGGGACGATCTGGATGCGATCAAGGGCCTTGTCTCTGCAGGTCTTGGCCTGACGGTGCTGCCGGAAATCGCGCTTGGCGAATATCTTCCCGATTCTATAGCCGCCTTGCCAATCACGGAGCCGCTGGTTACGCGTGATGTCGGTGTGATCATTCCGGCGAACCGGGAGCTGCCGCCTACGGAGAAGCTGTTCTATGACTTCCTGAAAGAAATGGCGCCTAAATTCGGATCTTAG
- a CDS encoding X2-like carbohydrate binding domain-containing protein codes for MYTGLLGADRAHAAASESYQWRKVMTGGGGGFVPGIIFNPTERNLIYARTDIGGAYRWNPADNSWVQLLDWVGMDEWGKTGVDALATDPVDPNRLYLAVGTYTNSWDPNNGSILRSTDKGNTWQVSNLPFKVGGNMPGRSMGERLVIDPNKNNILYFGARSGNGLWKSTDYGATWSKVTSFPNPGTYVENPDYEYQSDIVGLAWITFDPSTGSPGQATQTIYVGVADKNESVYRSTDGGATWSAVPGQPTGYLPHHGVLASNGQLYIPYSDGVGPYDGTKGDVWKFDTATGAWSNISPIPSSSSDSYFGYGGLAVDAHHPNTLVVATLNSWWPDAILFRSTDGGATWSRIWDWDGYPNRTFRYTQDISGAPWLDFGNNPSPPEVTPKLGWMIGDLEIDPFNSDRMMYGTGATIYGTNNLTAWDTGGKVNISVMAKGIEETAVSALISPPSGAHLISGLLDVTGFRHDDLTQPPAKMMTNPNSTTGIDYAELDPSFIVRVGQADKSANPNAKSIGFSRDGGSNWYAGNGEPAGTAGGGQVALSANGNAILWSTPDVGVFYSSNGGNSWAASTGVPKGAKIASDRVNSNKFYAWAAGNFYVSTNGGAAFTKTAATGLPAEGDLDFKAVPGIEGDIWLAGGHATGGKYGLWHSTDSGASFTKLANVQEANVIGFGKAAPDQSYMALYTSAKIDGVRGIFRSNDAGATWIRINDDKHQYASTNSAITGDPRIYGRVYIGTNGLGIVYGDALANPPEPEQPTTPDSTISPTTAAFDKNASNQANVTVTMTLNGNTLTAIRNGSTALTQGSHYTVSGSTVTILGSYLASQPLGQLSLTFQFSAGAASVLNITVKDSTVTTPAGGIKVQMYNGSVTNVTNTLNPRIKLTNIGSQAISLSDVKLRYYYTIDGEKPQTLFCDWTQVGSSNVTGTFVKLPTAASGADYYAEIGFTSGAGSLAAGQSIDLQIRISKNDWSNYSQSDDYSFDPASTSYQDALRVTGYVAGSLQWGVEP; via the coding sequence GTGTATACAGGCTTGTTGGGCGCAGACCGCGCGCATGCTGCGGCAAGCGAAAGCTACCAGTGGCGCAAAGTGATGACCGGCGGGGGCGGCGGCTTTGTGCCGGGGATTATTTTCAATCCGACCGAACGCAATCTCATTTACGCCCGGACCGATATCGGCGGAGCTTACCGCTGGAACCCGGCCGATAACAGCTGGGTTCAGCTGCTGGACTGGGTAGGCATGGATGAATGGGGCAAGACCGGGGTTGATGCCTTGGCTACGGATCCAGTCGACCCGAACCGCCTGTACCTCGCCGTCGGCACTTATACGAACAGCTGGGATCCCAATAACGGCAGCATTCTGCGCTCTACAGACAAAGGAAACACCTGGCAAGTATCCAATCTGCCCTTCAAGGTAGGCGGGAACATGCCTGGGCGTTCGATGGGCGAACGGCTCGTCATTGATCCGAACAAAAATAACATTCTTTATTTCGGAGCGCGCAGTGGCAACGGACTATGGAAGAGTACCGATTACGGGGCCACCTGGAGCAAGGTAACGAGCTTCCCGAATCCCGGCACCTATGTCGAAAATCCCGATTACGAGTACCAGAGCGACATCGTGGGGCTGGCCTGGATTACGTTCGATCCTTCGACCGGCTCGCCCGGACAAGCTACACAAACGATTTATGTAGGCGTCGCGGACAAAAATGAAAGCGTATACCGAAGTACGGATGGCGGGGCGACCTGGTCTGCCGTTCCGGGTCAGCCGACAGGGTATCTTCCACATCACGGCGTCCTAGCCTCCAATGGACAGCTGTACATTCCGTACAGCGATGGCGTAGGCCCTTACGACGGAACGAAGGGCGATGTCTGGAAATTTGACACGGCTACAGGAGCCTGGAGTAACATCAGTCCGATTCCGTCCAGCAGCAGTGACAGCTACTTTGGCTACGGAGGATTGGCCGTGGATGCCCATCATCCGAACACCCTTGTCGTCGCTACGCTCAATTCCTGGTGGCCGGATGCCATCCTGTTCCGCAGTACGGACGGCGGAGCTACCTGGAGCCGCATTTGGGATTGGGACGGGTATCCGAACCGGACGTTCCGTTATACCCAGGATATCTCCGGCGCCCCATGGCTCGATTTCGGAAACAACCCTTCCCCGCCGGAGGTTACGCCGAAGCTCGGCTGGATGATCGGCGATCTGGAGATCGATCCCTTTAACTCCGACCGGATGATGTACGGAACCGGAGCTACGATTTACGGGACGAACAACCTTACCGCTTGGGATACAGGCGGCAAAGTCAACATTAGCGTAATGGCCAAAGGCATTGAAGAGACTGCGGTCAGCGCTCTGATCAGCCCGCCGTCAGGCGCGCATTTGATTAGCGGACTGCTGGATGTGACCGGATTCCGGCACGATGACCTGACCCAGCCTCCAGCCAAAATGATGACCAACCCGAACAGCACGACGGGCATCGACTACGCCGAGCTGGATCCAAGCTTTATCGTGCGCGTAGGACAGGCGGACAAATCCGCTAACCCGAATGCCAAATCCATCGGCTTCTCCCGGGACGGCGGCTCGAACTGGTACGCCGGAAACGGCGAGCCTGCCGGAACCGCGGGCGGGGGCCAGGTTGCGCTTTCCGCTAATGGGAATGCTATTCTGTGGAGTACTCCGGACGTGGGCGTCTTCTATTCCAGTAATGGAGGGAATTCCTGGGCGGCAAGCACTGGCGTGCCAAAGGGAGCAAAAATCGCCTCTGACCGCGTCAACTCCAATAAATTCTACGCTTGGGCGGCAGGGAATTTCTATGTAAGCACCAACGGCGGAGCCGCGTTTACCAAAACCGCGGCGACAGGACTTCCTGCCGAAGGAGACCTGGACTTTAAAGCGGTGCCTGGCATTGAGGGTGATATCTGGCTCGCGGGAGGTCACGCAACGGGCGGCAAATACGGCCTGTGGCATTCTACCGATTCCGGGGCATCCTTTACGAAGCTCGCCAACGTTCAGGAGGCTAACGTGATCGGATTCGGCAAAGCTGCGCCTGACCAGAGCTATATGGCACTCTACACCAGCGCCAAGATTGACGGTGTGCGGGGCATTTTCCGCTCCAATGATGCGGGGGCTACCTGGATAAGAATCAATGATGACAAGCATCAATATGCCTCTACCAACTCGGCCATAACCGGGGATCCGAGAATTTATGGCCGCGTATATATCGGTACGAACGGACTTGGAATCGTATACGGGGACGCGCTGGCGAATCCGCCAGAACCGGAGCAGCCGACGACACCTGACTCTACGATCTCGCCTACGACAGCCGCCTTCGACAAGAACGCCAGCAATCAGGCCAACGTGACGGTAACCATGACGCTTAACGGGAATACATTAACCGCTATTCGCAACGGGTCCACCGCATTGACGCAGGGCAGCCATTATACGGTTTCCGGCTCCACCGTCACGATTCTCGGCAGCTATTTGGCTTCACAGCCGCTCGGCCAGCTCAGCTTGACGTTTCAGTTCAGCGCTGGGGCTGCTTCGGTGCTGAACATTACGGTGAAGGACTCGACCGTGACGACACCTGCCGGAGGCATTAAGGTGCAAATGTACAATGGATCCGTAACAAACGTAACGAACACCCTTAATCCGCGGATTAAGCTAACGAATATCGGCAGCCAGGCCATCAGCCTCTCCGACGTCAAGCTGCGTTACTACTATACCATTGACGGAGAGAAGCCCCAGACCCTGTTCTGCGACTGGACGCAGGTCGGCAGCTCCAATGTGACAGGCACCTTTGTCAAGCTGCCGACTGCGGCAAGCGGGGCGGATTACTATGCGGAGATCGGCTTTACTAGCGGGGCGGGCAGCTTGGCGGCAGGCCAAAGCATCGACCTGCAAATTCGCATCTCCAAGAACGACTGGAGCAACTATTCGCAAAGCGATGATTACTCCTTCGACCCTGCTTCGACTTCCTATCAGGATGCCCTGCGTGTCACTGGCTACGTAGCGGGCAGTCTGCAGTGGGGAGTCGAGCCGTAA
- a CDS encoding amino acid ABC transporter ATP-binding/permease protein, protein MNWNREKSPAGHSAGQGQQGQQGQWITPYFRAYSGRFALYLILGTLTILAASMLMFTSGFLISKSSLQPYNILLVYVPIVGIRAFGIGRAVIHYVERLVGHDAVLRILSKMRVRLYNILEPQALFIRSRYRAGDILGVLADDIEQLQNVYIRTVFPSLVAVIIYGIAVIALGQFDWLFALLVAGYIFILVAVLPYISLMLTRRTNAEVKRERNGLYQKLTDAVMGIGDWVVSGRPAEFLESYEHDEDVVARKERKLRAWARWRSLIGQLVVGIAVLSMIYWSGGQAAAGQIDPVLIAAFVLVVFPLADAFLPLSEAIERTPQYQESLRRLDRITQPALVRSMDTVVDGTHAELALHQQRVAAVLAAAQAMDVHLELQGVSFAYEAERNTQKEREQKVAQTAERAKENGREQKNHNQKVAQTAAEGILYSVRDVSLNLPQGKRVMVIGRSGAGKSTLLKLIQGAISPVEGSVLINGVPAAHLGDDISKVISVLNQSPHLFDTTVANNIRLGRQSATEEELGLAVQQAQLDGLIATLPAGLDTPMRETGQRFSGGERQRVALARILLQDAPVLVLDEPTVGLDPRTERELLSTIFRSTEGKTLVWVTHHLVGAEMMDEIVFMEHGEILMRGTHEELLAREPRYRSLYALDRPEDIGQICTVATIEDESC, encoded by the coding sequence ATGAACTGGAACCGCGAAAAGAGCCCTGCCGGGCACTCGGCCGGGCAGGGGCAGCAGGGGCAGCAGGGGCAGTGGATTACTCCATATTTCCGTGCTTACAGCGGACGCTTCGCCTTGTATTTAATTCTCGGTACGCTGACAATCCTAGCGGCCAGTATGCTGATGTTCACTTCCGGGTTCCTGATTTCCAAATCGTCGCTGCAGCCCTACAATATTCTGCTCGTGTACGTACCGATTGTCGGCATTCGGGCGTTCGGGATCGGCCGGGCGGTCATTCATTACGTGGAGCGGCTGGTTGGACATGATGCGGTGCTGCGGATTTTATCGAAAATGCGGGTTCGTTTGTACAACATATTGGAGCCCCAGGCGCTGTTTATCCGCTCCCGCTACCGGGCGGGGGATATTCTCGGCGTGCTGGCGGACGACATCGAGCAGCTGCAGAACGTGTATATCCGTACGGTTTTCCCTAGTCTCGTTGCCGTGATTATCTATGGGATTGCTGTCATCGCTTTAGGGCAGTTTGACTGGCTGTTTGCCCTGCTGGTAGCGGGATATATTTTCATTCTCGTTGCCGTGCTGCCTTATATTTCGCTGATGCTGACCAGACGCACGAATGCCGAGGTGAAGCGGGAGCGTAACGGGTTATATCAGAAGCTGACGGATGCGGTCATGGGCATCGGAGATTGGGTGGTTAGCGGCCGTCCGGCAGAGTTTCTGGAGTCTTACGAGCATGACGAGGATGTTGTAGCCCGCAAGGAACGCAAGCTGCGTGCCTGGGCAAGATGGAGAAGCCTGATCGGGCAGCTTGTCGTTGGAATTGCCGTCTTATCGATGATTTATTGGTCGGGCGGCCAGGCGGCGGCTGGACAGATTGACCCTGTGCTGATCGCGGCCTTCGTGCTTGTCGTATTCCCGCTGGCCGATGCATTCCTGCCTCTGTCTGAAGCGATTGAGCGCACGCCGCAGTACCAGGAATCGCTGCGCCGCTTGGACCGGATAACGCAGCCCGCATTGGTAAGGTCCATGGACACTGTGGTGGACGGGACACATGCGGAGTTGGCTTTACACCAGCAACGCGTGGCCGCTGTGCTTGCGGCTGCCCAGGCCATGGACGTGCATTTGGAGCTGCAGGGCGTCTCCTTCGCCTATGAGGCTGAGCGGAATACGCAGAAGGAACGCGAGCAGAAGGTGGCGCAAACGGCTGAGCGGGCCAAGGAGAATGGCCGTGAGCAGAAGAACCATAACCAGAAGGTGGCGCAAACGGCTGCTGAGGGTATCCTGTATTCCGTCCGCGATGTGTCGCTTAATCTTCCGCAAGGCAAGCGGGTCATGGTGATCGGCCGCAGCGGTGCTGGCAAATCAACGCTGCTGAAGCTCATCCAGGGCGCCATCTCGCCGGTTGAAGGCAGCGTGCTGATTAACGGCGTTCCCGCGGCGCATCTTGGGGATGACATCTCCAAGGTCATCTCCGTATTAAACCAAAGCCCGCATCTGTTCGATACGACGGTAGCGAACAACATCCGGCTTGGGCGTCAAAGCGCCACGGAGGAGGAGCTTGGCCTAGCTGTGCAGCAAGCGCAGCTTGACGGGCTGATCGCCACGCTGCCGGCGGGCCTGGACACGCCGATGCGCGAGACCGGGCAGCGCTTCTCCGGCGGAGAGCGGCAGCGCGTGGCGCTTGCGCGCATCCTGCTGCAGGATGCGCCGGTGCTCGTCCTAGACGAGCCGACCGTGGGGCTGGATCCGCGCACCGAGCGCGAGCTGCTGTCGACCATCTTCCGGTCGACGGAGGGCAAGACGCTCGTATGGGTCACACACCATTTGGTCGGCGCGGAGATGATGGACGAGATCGTCTTTATGGAGCACGGCGAGATCCTAATGCGCGGTACGCACGAGGAGCTGCTGGCACGGGAGCCGCGGTACCGCAGCCTTTATGCGCTGGATCGGCCGGAGGATATAGGGCAGATATGTACTGTTGCCACCATTGAAGATGAATCCTGCTAG